A section of the Geoalkalibacter ferrihydriticus DSM 17813 genome encodes:
- a CDS encoding LrgB family protein, whose translation MIDDLLFSPLFGVGLTLAVYALAQKIYQRAASVFFNPVALSILAIVGFLLLFRIPYDAYAQGGRYILFLLGPSVVALAVPLYTRRQEILAKKAPILLGVTAGAVVSIVSVCGLAWLLGGSRELILSLSPKSVTAPIAIGIVEKIGGLPPLTAALVVLTGCLGAICGPEFCRLIGVRDPAAMGLAVGTASHGIGTARMLEVDRLGGAVSGLAIGLNGLITAFILPFIVVLFI comes from the coding sequence ATGATTGATGACTTGCTTTTTTCGCCCCTGTTCGGTGTTGGCTTGACGCTGGCGGTTTATGCCTTGGCGCAAAAAATCTATCAGCGTGCGGCCAGCGTCTTTTTCAACCCCGTGGCGCTCTCTATTCTAGCCATCGTTGGTTTTCTACTGCTTTTCCGCATCCCTTATGACGCCTATGCCCAAGGCGGGCGCTATATTCTGTTTCTGCTCGGACCCTCGGTGGTGGCACTGGCGGTGCCGCTCTATACGCGCCGACAGGAGATCCTGGCTAAAAAAGCTCCCATTCTCCTTGGGGTGACTGCCGGGGCTGTGGTTTCCATCGTTTCGGTCTGCGGCCTGGCCTGGTTGCTGGGAGGCAGCCGAGAGTTGATTTTGTCTCTGTCGCCCAAATCCGTGACCGCGCCCATCGCCATCGGCATCGTGGAAAAAATCGGCGGTCTGCCGCCCCTGACGGCGGCCCTGGTGGTGTTGACCGGGTGTCTGGGTGCAATTTGCGGCCCCGAATTCTGCCGTTTGATCGGAGTGCGCGATCCCGCCGCCATGGGGCTGGCCGTCGGCACGGCTTCCCACGGCATCGGCACCGCCCGCATGCTCGAGGTCGATCGATTGGGCGGCGCCGTGTCCGGCCTGGCCATCGGTCTTAATGGTTTGATTACGGCCTTTATTCTGCCCTTTATCGTTGTTCTTTTTATCTGA
- a CDS encoding phosphoglucomutase/phosphomannomutase family protein yields the protein MGRIKFGTSGWRGILCEDFIFENVKVVTQAIADHLREAGEAEKGLVIGYDARFMGERFAHEAARVLAGAGIPSFVCNRDTPTPVIAFEILRRATAGGINFTASHNPPEYNGLKFSPSWGGPALPETTLDIEKRANAMLGHICYKEMPLDQAVRAGLVEEIEPKPAYFEAIRKLVNLKAIADSGLVVAVNPLYGTARGYLDTLLQEVGVKVVTMNDHRDPYFGGLPPEPSQSHIPDFIKLVAGNPEIRLGLATDGDADRYGIVDGDGTFIEANYVLALLFDYLLRHGKTGNAARSVATSHFIDAVARHHGVKVLETPVGFKFIGEFIRDDKILIGGEESAGLTVRGHVPDKDGILACLLVAEMVAVEGKSMKDLLCDLYDRVGEFYTRRDNVKLSPELEMSFAEKLATPPKELAGKKIAEVITLDGSKFLFDDGTWVLFRKSGTEPVVRVYGEANTEAELDRLMKAAAQFIGV from the coding sequence ATGGGTCGCATCAAATTTGGAACATCTGGTTGGAGGGGAATTCTCTGCGAGGATTTTATCTTCGAAAACGTCAAAGTCGTCACCCAGGCCATCGCCGATCATTTGCGTGAGGCGGGTGAGGCCGAAAAAGGCCTGGTCATCGGTTATGACGCCCGCTTCATGGGTGAGCGCTTTGCCCACGAGGCGGCGCGGGTGCTGGCAGGGGCGGGAATTCCCTCTTTTGTCTGCAATCGCGATACGCCCACTCCGGTTATTGCCTTTGAAATTCTGCGCCGCGCCACGGCGGGAGGAATTAATTTTACCGCAAGCCACAATCCCCCGGAATACAACGGACTCAAATTCTCTCCGTCCTGGGGGGGACCGGCTCTGCCTGAAACGACACTCGACATTGAAAAGCGGGCCAATGCCATGCTGGGCCATATCTGCTACAAGGAAATGCCCCTGGATCAGGCCGTGCGCGCGGGATTGGTGGAAGAAATCGAGCCGAAACCCGCTTACTTCGAGGCCATCCGCAAGCTGGTCAACCTTAAGGCGATCGCCGATTCCGGCCTGGTGGTGGCAGTCAATCCTCTCTACGGGACCGCCCGCGGCTATCTCGACACGCTTCTGCAGGAGGTCGGCGTCAAGGTGGTGACCATGAACGACCACCGAGATCCCTATTTCGGCGGCTTGCCGCCCGAGCCTTCGCAAAGCCATATCCCCGATTTCATCAAACTGGTGGCCGGCAACCCCGAAATTCGCCTGGGTTTGGCGACCGACGGTGACGCCGACCGCTACGGCATTGTGGATGGTGACGGCACCTTCATAGAAGCCAACTATGTGCTGGCTCTGCTTTTTGATTATCTGCTGCGGCATGGTAAAACGGGCAATGCCGCCCGCTCCGTGGCGACCTCGCATTTTATCGATGCGGTAGCGCGCCACCATGGGGTGAAGGTTCTTGAAACCCCCGTCGGCTTTAAATTCATCGGCGAGTTTATTCGCGACGATAAGATTCTTATCGGCGGAGAGGAGAGCGCAGGGCTTACCGTGCGCGGTCATGTCCCCGACAAGGATGGGATTCTCGCATGTCTGCTGGTGGCGGAAATGGTGGCGGTGGAAGGCAAATCCATGAAGGATCTGCTCTGCGACCTCTACGATCGGGTCGGCGAGTTCTATACCCGGCGCGATAACGTGAAACTTTCGCCCGAGTTGGAAATGTCTTTTGCGGAAAAACTCGCTACGCCGCCCAAGGAACTGGCGGGCAAAAAAATTGCCGAGGTCATTACTCTTGACGGCTCTAAGTTTCTCTTTGACGACGGCACCTGGGTGCTGTTTCGTAAATCAGGTACAGAGCCTGTGGTGCGCGTTTACGGCGAGGCGAACACGGAAGCCGAGCTGGACCGTCTGATGAAGGCGGCGGCGCAGTTTATCGGCGTTTAA
- a CDS encoding AsmA family protein, translated as MNKFVKIGAIVAAVVMVLVVAVAILAKVLITPERVRATVLPMAEDALQREVQLGEIEVSIFSGIALHDLKIKEKDQDEIFVSAGQVVLRYRFWPLFFLQVVVDEVRLEEPRIRVVRLADGTFNFSDLIADVADAGDTGAPPEPAAEKSAGPPPINLTIATVRLTDGELVFVDQMINPDAPLRYQLSQLNFSARDIALNRAFPFELTSRINDAPFSVDGRADILRQTGNARITLENFDVTAFSPYFREQVPGRLTGLKVDLDVRAEGGVKQVVSSGKVALRDINLTLDDLADAPIRGANLHLDYDLEADLEGSTLQLRSTRLDFNGIVAEASGRVEQFDTEPRVALDLRVPALDLRKALAALPQNLVADALDMNPAGVVDVRARLEGSVDQGAALLKGAEVHLQNVQATVAGLRPALDGRLILNGDQLTSQDLIMREGANQARIDLKASNLFGETIVVSQHLSSERFDLDALLQASAAPAASTARQPAPAATGPAEEIGPFDIPVRADGTVKIAKTVYKGLAVDDFDLAYRLVDNVLTVEKMTGRVVGGTFNQSARVDLGREGLAYQTKVNLQSLQADPFVTAFMPQAAGTLFGNLNLDLDLSGRGTLAETLKKNLSGKGNVNLAEGRITGAGLAEDFADYLNLEELRVLRFSKFGGRFTIEQGRVRLNTELEGSEVRMKPQGTVGLDGSLDLNLNASLAPALMQKLDRRGQVTRFLTDQQGWGQLPLRVAGSYDNPRFALDATGVREQVEEKAREELQRRVIDRILPAKPEGEEEQPQEPARKLLDDAVRGIFGR; from the coding sequence ATGAACAAATTTGTAAAAATCGGCGCCATTGTCGCCGCCGTGGTAATGGTTCTTGTCGTGGCTGTGGCTATTCTGGCCAAGGTACTCATCACCCCCGAGCGTGTCCGGGCCACCGTGTTGCCCATGGCCGAAGACGCGTTGCAGCGTGAAGTGCAACTGGGTGAGATTGAGGTCAGCATCTTTTCAGGCATTGCCCTGCATGATCTCAAAATCAAGGAAAAGGATCAGGATGAGATTTTCGTCAGTGCCGGGCAGGTGGTGCTGCGCTATCGCTTCTGGCCGCTGTTCTTTCTTCAGGTGGTGGTTGATGAAGTGCGCCTGGAAGAACCCCGGATTCGCGTGGTTCGCTTGGCCGACGGAACGTTCAATTTCAGTGACCTGATCGCGGATGTGGCGGACGCGGGTGATACAGGCGCCCCCCCGGAACCAGCAGCGGAAAAATCGGCCGGGCCGCCGCCCATCAACCTGACCATCGCTACCGTTCGCTTAACTGACGGCGAACTGGTATTTGTCGATCAGATGATCAATCCCGACGCCCCCTTGCGTTACCAGCTCAGCCAATTGAATTTTTCCGCCCGTGATATCGCCCTTAATCGCGCCTTTCCTTTTGAGCTGACATCCCGCATCAATGACGCTCCCTTTTCAGTTGACGGGCGTGCCGACATACTCCGGCAGACTGGTAATGCCCGGATCACCTTGGAGAATTTCGACGTGACGGCCTTTTCTCCTTATTTTCGTGAGCAGGTGCCCGGCCGCCTCACGGGGCTCAAGGTGGATCTCGATGTGCGCGCCGAAGGGGGTGTAAAGCAGGTTGTTTCAAGCGGCAAGGTGGCTCTGCGAGACATTAACCTGACCCTTGACGATCTGGCCGATGCACCGATTCGCGGGGCCAATCTACACCTGGATTACGACCTGGAGGCCGATCTTGAGGGATCGACACTTCAATTGCGCAGTACACGACTTGATTTCAACGGTATCGTCGCTGAAGCTTCGGGCCGCGTCGAGCAGTTCGATACTGAGCCGCGCGTCGCATTAGATCTAAGGGTGCCCGCCTTGGACCTGCGCAAGGCGCTGGCGGCGCTGCCCCAGAATCTGGTCGCGGATGCTCTTGACATGAATCCGGCAGGAGTCGTCGATGTTCGGGCGCGCCTTGAAGGATCCGTTGACCAGGGCGCCGCGCTGCTCAAGGGCGCCGAAGTCCACCTGCAGAATGTGCAGGCCACAGTCGCGGGCCTGCGGCCTGCTCTGGACGGGCGACTTATTCTCAATGGCGACCAGCTTACCTCTCAGGATCTGATTATGCGGGAGGGAGCCAATCAGGCCCGTATCGATCTCAAGGCAAGTAATCTTTTTGGTGAAACCATTGTGGTCAGTCAACACCTCAGCTCCGAGCGGTTTGATCTTGACGCCCTGTTGCAGGCCAGTGCGGCGCCCGCTGCGTCGACCGCGCGCCAACCTGCGCCGGCAGCCACCGGACCCGCGGAAGAAATCGGCCCCTTTGATATTCCCGTGAGGGCCGACGGCACGGTGAAAATCGCCAAGACTGTCTACAAAGGGCTGGCCGTCGACGACTTCGACCTGGCCTATCGGCTGGTCGACAATGTGCTGACGGTGGAAAAAATGACCGGTCGCGTGGTGGGGGGAACATTCAACCAGAGTGCCCGCGTCGATCTGGGCCGCGAAGGACTGGCCTATCAGACCAAGGTCAATCTGCAATCGCTTCAGGCTGATCCCTTTGTGACGGCTTTTATGCCCCAAGCCGCCGGAACCCTGTTCGGCAACCTCAACCTCGACCTTGATCTCAGCGGTCGCGGCACTCTTGCCGAAACTCTCAAGAAGAACCTCAGCGGCAAGGGAAATGTGAATCTGGCGGAGGGCCGCATCACCGGTGCTGGTCTGGCAGAGGATTTCGCCGATTATCTCAACCTTGAGGAACTGCGCGTACTGCGCTTCAGTAAATTCGGCGGCCGTTTCACCATCGAACAGGGGCGGGTGCGCCTCAACACCGAACTGGAGGGAAGCGAGGTGCGCATGAAACCTCAAGGTACGGTCGGGCTCGATGGCTCCCTGGATCTCAACCTCAATGCCAGCTTGGCGCCGGCGCTCATGCAGAAGCTTGATCGGCGCGGTCAAGTGACCCGTTTTCTCACCGATCAGCAAGGCTGGGGGCAACTGCCCTTACGTGTGGCCGGCAGCTACGATAATCCACGATTTGCCCTGGACGCCACCGGGGTGCGTGAGCAGGTCGAAGAAAAGGCACGCGAAGAATTGCAACGGCGGGTGATTGATCGTATCCTGCCTGCAAAGCCCGAAGGGGAGGAAGAACAGCCGCAAGAACCTGCCCGCAAGCTGCTCGACGATGCGGTCCGGGGGATTTTCGGGCGCTGA
- a CDS encoding tetratricopeptide repeat protein, giving the protein MIMQDIEQLLIKGREALETGEFAEAVRLFRQAEEVSPDLAEIHEVLGEALAELGRAAEARRHLEKAVALDPENLDARYALGDLCFEEGQAKKALSIYQAILDRAPEEADAWVSCGLVHFHQEDMERAESCYLKALAIDSESVFALNSLGDVYYAQDRAEEAVAQYRRVVEIDPEDAQAHYNLAEICYDIGDLALAESECREVLRLDPTFSFVYMTLGNLSLDREQPRQALDWFQKFLLHERSSSAKDIRDEVAAVVAGLKEELGREG; this is encoded by the coding sequence ATGATTATGCAGGATATTGAGCAATTGCTGATAAAGGGCCGCGAAGCTCTGGAGACGGGGGAATTTGCCGAGGCCGTACGCCTGTTCCGTCAGGCCGAGGAGGTCAGTCCCGACCTGGCCGAAATTCATGAAGTCCTCGGCGAGGCGCTCGCCGAGCTGGGCAGGGCCGCCGAAGCGCGCCGCCATCTGGAAAAAGCCGTGGCGCTTGATCCGGAGAATCTCGATGCACGCTATGCCCTGGGAGATCTGTGTTTTGAGGAAGGACAGGCGAAAAAAGCCCTGAGCATCTATCAGGCAATCCTTGATCGTGCTCCCGAAGAGGCTGATGCCTGGGTCAGTTGCGGACTGGTTCATTTTCATCAAGAAGATATGGAGCGCGCGGAGAGTTGCTACCTAAAGGCACTGGCCATTGATTCCGAGTCGGTCTTCGCCCTCAACTCGCTGGGCGATGTCTACTATGCCCAGGACCGGGCTGAGGAGGCGGTGGCGCAATACCGGCGGGTGGTTGAGATCGATCCCGAGGATGCCCAGGCGCACTATAATCTGGCGGAAATATGTTATGACATCGGGGATCTCGCTTTGGCCGAGAGCGAGTGTCGCGAGGTGCTGCGCCTTGATCCGACTTTTTCCTTCGTCTATATGACGCTGGGTAACCTCAGCCTCGACCGCGAACAACCGCGTCAGGCTCTTGACTGGTTTCAAAAATTTCTCTTGCATGAGCGTTCTTCCAGTGCCAAGGATATCCGTGACGAGGTGGCCGCGGTGGTCGCCGGACTTAAGGAAGAGTTGGGGCGCGAAGGCTAA
- a CDS encoding ferritin-like domain-containing protein: MNVFEFAMKMENDAEAYYKKLAQETNAEGIRNIFLDLAADEKKHFEIFQAMKARTDVTTMEDSQALDNAKNAFVKMIEQRPSSGDIQGDVEAYEHAMKMEAEGARVYEQALERETNPEVKALLKRVIEEEHKHFNIIRNVYDFVNAPNEFLAWREFSNLEEFRNFGRDVGA; encoded by the coding sequence ATGAATGTGTTTGAATTTGCCATGAAAATGGAAAACGATGCGGAGGCCTATTACAAGAAACTGGCGCAAGAAACCAATGCTGAGGGCATTCGCAATATTTTTCTTGATCTGGCCGCCGACGAAAAAAAACATTTCGAAATTTTCCAGGCCATGAAAGCGCGCACCGATGTGACGACCATGGAAGACAGCCAGGCGCTCGACAATGCCAAAAACGCCTTTGTAAAAATGATCGAGCAGCGGCCTTCCTCTGGAGATATCCAGGGCGATGTGGAAGCCTATGAGCATGCCATGAAAATGGAAGCCGAAGGTGCCCGTGTGTACGAGCAGGCGTTGGAGCGGGAAACCAATCCCGAAGTCAAGGCTCTGCTCAAACGCGTCATCGAAGAGGAACACAAGCATTTCAATATTATTAGGAATGTCTACGATTTTGTGAATGCTCCCAACGAATTTCTCGCTTGGCGTGAATTCAGCAATCTGGAAGAGTTCCGTAATTTCGGCCGCGATGTCGGCGCCTAA
- the rtcA gene encoding RNA 3'-terminal phosphate cyclase, with product MPYSPIYIDGSQGEGGGQILRTALTLSLLTGRPLHMWKIRSGRRVPGLAAQHLKALEAAVMIGGASCAGASKGSQAIEFIPQGIFPGKYQLDIGTAGSVSLVLQTLLMPLSFAPAASLLGVRGGTHVPWSPCFHYLERHWLPWIRQMGCRIDLTLEQAGYYPKGGGQVRALVQPLRRLSGLDLSQRGNLEKLTCLSLSTGLPSDVARRQVEQTQRRLARFKGVLEVEIGRLPGLGQGCLLFLLAEFEGARCCYYALGQRGKPAEAVADEAVDALERFLASKAAIDEHLADQLLVPLALAEGKSEFTTVKVTSHLLTNIQTVKAFLPVEINVDGTLGEVGRVRIRGAGHLF from the coding sequence ATGCCTTATTCCCCCATTTATATAGACGGTTCTCAGGGCGAAGGTGGCGGACAGATTCTGCGCACCGCCCTGACGTTGTCCCTGCTTACCGGGCGTCCCCTGCACATGTGGAAAATACGCAGCGGGCGCCGTGTACCGGGTCTGGCCGCGCAGCATCTCAAGGCGCTCGAGGCCGCGGTCATGATTGGTGGCGCCTCCTGCGCGGGAGCAAGCAAGGGCTCCCAGGCCATTGAATTTATTCCCCAGGGGATTTTCCCTGGCAAATATCAGCTCGACATTGGCACCGCCGGCTCGGTCAGCCTGGTGTTGCAGACCCTGCTTATGCCGCTATCCTTTGCCCCGGCGGCCTCACTTCTGGGGGTGCGAGGCGGTACCCACGTGCCCTGGAGCCCCTGTTTTCATTACCTTGAGCGTCACTGGCTCCCCTGGATTCGTCAGATGGGTTGTCGAATTGATCTGACATTGGAGCAGGCCGGTTATTACCCCAAAGGTGGCGGGCAGGTGCGCGCTCTGGTTCAGCCGCTGCGTCGCCTCAGTGGCCTCGACCTCAGCCAGCGCGGCAATCTGGAGAAACTTACCTGTCTTTCCCTGTCTACGGGGCTGCCCAGCGATGTGGCGCGCCGCCAGGTCGAGCAGACGCAGCGGCGATTGGCCCGATTCAAGGGAGTACTGGAGGTGGAGATCGGAAGGCTGCCAGGGCTCGGGCAAGGTTGCCTGCTTTTCCTCCTGGCTGAATTTGAAGGGGCGCGCTGCTGCTACTATGCTCTGGGGCAGCGCGGCAAGCCGGCCGAGGCCGTGGCGGATGAGGCCGTGGATGCACTGGAGCGGTTTCTGGCAAGCAAGGCCGCCATTGATGAGCACCTGGCGGATCAATTGCTGGTGCCGCTGGCTCTTGCTGAAGGAAAATCCGAATTCACCACGGTGAAGGTTACATCGCATCTGTTGACCAACATTCAGACGGTGAAAGCGTTTTTGCCCGTTGAAATCAATGTCGACGGTACCCTGGGGGAGGTCGGCCGGGTGCGTATCCGCGGTGCCGGGCACCTTTTTTAA
- the hcp gene encoding hydroxylamine reductase, whose protein sequence is MFCYQCEQAAQGTGCTKVGVCGKQPDVAALQDLLVHSLKGIAFWSNLAREKNAKDAKIDRFMIEGLFTTVTNVDFDPEEVAKFVRKSVELRRQAQALFEKANGGSYTGAVPEAAGDWKPAATTAEMVVQGAQHGVQDTSIDPDVKSVQEILIYGIKGYAAYADHAFILGYEDDAIYAFTHKALAATLDKSLGLMDFVNLALECGKTNLITMELLNKAHTDTYGHPVPTPVQLGTKKGKAILVSGHDLKMLEELLKQTEGKGINIYTHGEMIPAHGYPALKKYTHLAGNFGGAWQDQYKEFQDFPGAIIFNTNCIQRPADNYKDRLFTWGLVQWPDVKHVDGWDFSEVINKAQELAGFEDKPGKEILVGFGHNAVLGVADKVISAVKSGDIRHFFLIGGCDGAKSGRNYYTEFAENLPKDTVILTLACGKYRFNKLDFGDIGGIPRLLDVGQCNDAYSAVKIALALADAFECGVNDLPLSMILSWYEQKAVAILLTLLHLGIKDIKIGPSLPAFITPNVLNFLVENYNISPIGNAQDDIKAILG, encoded by the coding sequence ATGTTTTGTTACCAGTGTGAGCAGGCGGCCCAGGGCACGGGCTGTACCAAAGTCGGCGTTTGCGGCAAGCAGCCCGACGTGGCCGCGCTGCAGGATCTCCTTGTTCACAGCCTCAAGGGTATCGCTTTCTGGAGCAACCTCGCCCGCGAGAAAAATGCCAAGGATGCCAAAATTGATCGCTTCATGATCGAGGGGCTGTTCACCACGGTCACCAACGTGGATTTTGATCCTGAAGAAGTTGCGAAGTTTGTACGCAAAAGCGTTGAATTGCGGCGGCAGGCCCAAGCCCTGTTTGAAAAAGCCAATGGCGGCTCCTACACGGGTGCCGTACCCGAGGCCGCCGGCGACTGGAAACCCGCCGCCACCACCGCCGAAATGGTTGTTCAGGGCGCTCAGCATGGGGTGCAGGATACGAGCATCGACCCTGATGTCAAGTCGGTCCAGGAAATCCTCATCTACGGCATCAAAGGTTATGCCGCTTACGCCGACCATGCCTTTATTCTCGGTTACGAGGACGATGCGATCTATGCCTTTACCCACAAAGCACTCGCCGCGACCCTCGACAAAAGCCTGGGCTTGATGGATTTCGTCAATCTTGCCCTGGAGTGCGGCAAGACCAACCTCATCACCATGGAACTGCTCAACAAAGCCCACACGGACACTTACGGCCACCCGGTGCCGACCCCGGTGCAACTGGGCACGAAAAAGGGCAAGGCGATTCTCGTCTCGGGCCATGACCTCAAAATGCTCGAAGAGCTGCTCAAACAGACCGAGGGCAAGGGCATCAACATCTACACCCATGGCGAGATGATTCCCGCCCACGGCTATCCCGCGCTTAAAAAGTACACGCATCTCGCCGGCAACTTCGGCGGAGCCTGGCAGGACCAGTACAAGGAATTTCAGGACTTTCCCGGTGCCATCATTTTCAACACCAACTGCATCCAGCGCCCGGCCGACAATTACAAAGACCGTCTCTTCACCTGGGGCCTGGTGCAGTGGCCGGACGTCAAGCACGTTGACGGATGGGACTTCTCCGAGGTCATCAACAAGGCGCAGGAACTGGCCGGGTTCGAGGACAAGCCAGGCAAGGAAATTCTCGTCGGGTTCGGTCACAATGCGGTTCTTGGCGTTGCCGACAAAGTGATCTCGGCGGTCAAGAGCGGCGATATCCGCCACTTCTTCCTGATCGGCGGCTGCGACGGGGCCAAAAGCGGGCGCAACTACTACACCGAGTTCGCCGAAAACCTGCCCAAGGACACTGTGATTCTGACCCTGGCCTGCGGCAAGTACCGCTTCAACAAGCTGGATTTCGGCGATATCGGCGGCATTCCGCGCCTGCTCGACGTCGGCCAGTGCAACGATGCCTACTCAGCGGTCAAGATCGCCCTGGCCCTGGCCGATGCCTTCGAGTGCGGAGTCAACGATCTGCCTTTGTCGATGATCCTCTCCTGGTACGAGCAGAAGGCGGTGGCAATTCTGCTGACTCTGCTGCATCTGGGCATCAAGGACATCAAGATCGGCCCGAGCCTGCCGGCGTTCATCACGCCCAACGTGCTAAACTTTCTGGTCGAAAATTACAACATCAGCCCCATCGGCAACGCCCAGGACGACATCAAGGCGATCCTCGGTTAA
- a CDS encoding CidA/LrgA family protein: MVRGMAILLIMQFLGEMISRGLRIPIPGNVIGMGLLLGALWLGWIKVQWLQDATELLLSHLALFFVPAGVGVMVYFDLIAAEWLPIVVAMVVSTFVVMAVTGRVAMALERKRPADD, translated from the coding sequence ATGGTGCGGGGAATGGCGATATTGCTGATTATGCAGTTTCTGGGCGAAATGATTTCGCGCGGCCTGCGGATTCCAATCCCCGGCAATGTGATCGGCATGGGATTGTTACTGGGCGCCTTGTGGCTTGGCTGGATCAAGGTGCAGTGGTTGCAGGACGCAACTGAGTTGCTCCTTTCGCACCTGGCCCTGTTCTTTGTGCCCGCCGGTGTGGGAGTGATGGTTTATTTTGATCTGATCGCCGCTGAATGGCTGCCCATCGTGGTCGCCATGGTCGTCAGCACCTTCGTCGTCATGGCCGTCACTGGTCGGGTGGCCATGGCGCTTGAGCGCAAAAGGCCCGCCGATGATTGA
- a CDS encoding EVE domain-containing protein gives MKSEPHCFSLDDLKHAPEQTTCWDGVRNYQARNLLRDALKVGDGVLFYHSNIPAPAIVGFARVVREGYADASALDPLSDHFDPRATEQNPIWCAVDVKYEGELYQPLTREMLRHHPVLEGMDVLKKGNRLSVQPVTGEQWEAILEFSATDKKSH, from the coding sequence ATGAAATCCGAGCCGCACTGTTTTTCTCTTGATGATTTGAAACATGCGCCCGAACAGACAACTTGCTGGGATGGGGTGCGCAATTATCAGGCGCGCAACCTGCTGCGCGACGCGTTGAAGGTCGGTGACGGTGTGCTGTTTTATCACAGCAATATCCCTGCGCCGGCCATTGTGGGTTTTGCCCGGGTGGTGCGTGAGGGATACGCGGATGCGAGTGCTCTGGATCCCCTCTCGGATCATTTTGACCCTCGGGCCACCGAACAGAACCCTATCTGGTGCGCCGTGGATGTCAAGTATGAGGGAGAGCTTTATCAGCCCCTTACTCGGGAAATGCTGCGTCATCATCCTGTCCTTGAGGGCATGGATGTTCTCAAGAAGGGCAATCGTCTCTCTGTGCAACCGGTGACCGGCGAGCAATGGGAGGCGATTTTGGAATTCAGCGCAACTGATAAAAAGTCCCATTAA
- a CDS encoding PxxKW family cysteine-rich protein, which yields MQCQTVLPGTECTFWAKSGCTFEGHSCQVVIADCEGCDRIVEGTIGNVCSAYPSPEKKWAGGLCNFATHRKIEIKTVDTKVNPLKASKKASAKKK from the coding sequence ATGCAGTGCCAGACTGTTCTCCCCGGTACCGAATGCACCTTTTGGGCGAAATCGGGTTGCACATTTGAAGGACATTCCTGCCAAGTGGTCATCGCCGACTGTGAAGGCTGCGATCGCATCGTCGAAGGAACCATCGGCAACGTCTGCTCCGCCTACCCGTCCCCGGAAAAAAAGTGGGCCGGTGGCCTGTGCAACTTCGCCACCCACCGCAAAATCGAAATCAAAACGGTCGACACCAAGGTCAATCCCCTCAAGGCCTCGAAAAAAGCCTCGGCCAAAAAGAAGTAG